The sequence below is a genomic window from Pseudoxanthomonas sp..
CCGGTACCGCCGTCGCCTACGGCACGCTGTCCGGCGATGCGCTGACCGACGTCAAGGTCATCTACCGGCAGGAACCGAAGCTGGAAGGCCCCAACCACTTCGGTTCGCGCCTCGTGTTCGACGATGCCGGCCACCTCTTCATCAGCCAGGGCGACCGCAACAACCGCCCCACTGCGCAGGAACTGGACAAGCTGCAGGGCAAGCTGGTGCGCCTGAACCTGGACGGCAGCGTGCCGAAGGACAATCCGTTCGTCGGTCGCGCCGATGCACGCCCGGAGATCTACAGCTACGGTCACCGCAACATGCAGGGCATGGCCCGCGATCCGCGCACCGGCAAGCTCTGGCAGAACGAGCATGGTCCGCGCGGCGGCGACGAGATCAACCTGCCGGAAGCCGGCAAGAACTACGGCTGGCCGATCATCACCCACGGCATCAACTATTCCGGCCAGCCCATCCCGGAAGCCGAAGGCAAGACGAAGGACGGCATGGAGCAGCCGTTCCACCTGTGGGAGAAGTCGCCCGGCGTCTCCGGCATGGCCTTCCTCACCGGCAAGCCCGACAGCCCGTGGAACGACAGCGTGTTCGTGGGCGCGCTGGCGGAGCGCAACCTGATCCGCCTGACCCTGGACGGCGACAGGATCGTCGGCGAGGAGCGCCTGCTCAACGAGATCGGCGAGCGCGTGCGGGACGTGCGCGTGGCGGCGGATGGCAGCGTCTACGTCGTCACCGACGAGGACGACGGCAAGGTCTGGCGCATCGAACCGCCGAAGGCGCCGTGAGGACGCGCCGATGATGCGTGCCCTCGTGTTCGCCTGCGGCCTGGGCATCGCCACGGTGGCGCAGGCGCAGGCACCCGCCGACTACAGCACCGCCAAGCGGCAGGCGGACGCCGACGAAGCCTCGCTGCCCGCCAGCGAGGCCGGCGCGCTGCGCGATGCGCAACGGCTTGCGCTGGATGCCGCCATCGCCGGCTGCGCCACGCCGACGGCCGACACCGCCCCGTTCGTGGTGGTCGCGGAACTGGACGCCGGCGGCAAGGTGGTGCGCACGTGGCGGGAAGGCGGCACGCCCTTGGCGATCTGCGTGCAGAAGCGGATCCGGGACAGCACGCTGTCCGCGCCGCCGCGCGCACCATTCTTCATCTCCTTCGAGTTGAGCTTCACCCCATGAGCGACGCGACCGCCGACATCGACGCCCTGCTGCGCAGCCGCCTGCTGGCCGGCGCCCCGCTGCAGATCCCGCCGCCCTGCCTGCTCGACATGCAGGGCGAACCGGTCGACTACGTGGAAGGGCAGTCGCTGGCGATGCGCTTCCCTGTATCGCCGCGCTACCAGAATCCGATCGGGCACATGCAGGGCGGTTTCATCGTCGCCGCGCTGGACAATACGCTGGGGCCGTTCTCGTACCTGATCGCACCGCCGAGCGTGACGACCTCGCTCAACACCCAGTACCTGCGCCCGGTGACGCCGGAGATGCCGCACATCGTCTGCCATGCGTGGTTGGTGGAACGCACGCGCACGCAGCTGTTCCTCGCCGGCGAGGTGCGCGACGACGCAGGCCGTGTGCTGGTGATATGCCAGGCGGTGTGCCAGATCCTGCCGCAGAAGGCAGGCTGACGCCTTTGAGCCCCTCTCCCTGCGGCGACCGAAGGAAGTCCCCGTGGGAGAGAGGGGTTGGGGTGAGGGCCAACGAAGTCCGTGTCTTCGTTGGCCTTTGCTGCCACAACAGCCGCGATAGCTTTTGCCTTTGGTGGCCGTGCGTGAGGGGCTTTCTGCTGCCTACGCTTGGCGCCGCTCGCCGCGGGGGCCCTACTTTTCTTTGCTTGTGCAAAGAAAAGTAGGCAAAAGAAACACACCCCGGCGGTCGGCCCGCCGCAAGCGGCGGGTTCGCAGTCACGACGGGAATTTTCGGACAAGGCATCCTGCCTTGGCCGAAAACGGCGCACATCCATGTGCGCCGCCCCTGCGGGGTTTTGCCCGCCGTGACTGCCCGACCTAAGGGGCCCCAAGAGCTGCTTTTGCCGTTGCTCATGCTTTCCGGTCCCCATGAGGCACAGCGAGTGGGTCGGGTAAAACCCGAAGGGCGCCGTCATGGATGACGGCGTTTTCGTATGGCACATGGATGTGCCTTACGAAAATTCCCGGGCCGCTCGCGGACCCGGAGCGCGCAGCGCGGAGGGCGTGCCGCCTGGGGCGTGTTTCTTTGGTTCCTTTCTTTGCACGAGCAAAGAAAGGAATGCCCCCGCGGCGAGCGGCACCATGCTTGAAAGAAGAAACCCATCCCGCAAGGCCATCGAACTACGGGGTGCCGCGGATGTAGTGGCGGCCAAGGGCGGCCTAAAGACACGGACTTCGTTACCCCTCACCCCAACCCCTCTCTCCCACGGGGACTTCCTTCGGTCGCCGCAGGGAGAGGGCTCAAATACTCAGCGCAACTCGAACCGGTCCGCATCCAGCATCGCCGGGAACCGTTCCCGATGCGCCGCCAGCGCTTCCGCCGAGACCACCGTGGTCACCACCCCCTCGCCCGCCGGCAACTCCACCATCGGCTGCCCCAGGAAATCGATCACCGCACTGTCACCGGAGTACTCCAACCCGTTGCCGTCCGTGCCCGCACGATTCACCGCGGCCACGTAGCACAGGTTCTCGATCGCCCGCGCGCGCAGCAGCGTCTTCCACGGATACGCGCGCGCCGCCGGCCAGTTGGCGACGAACAACTGCAGATCGAAATCCAGCTGCCCGGTACGCTCCACGTCGTAGCGGTTGCGTGCGAACACGGGGAAGCGCAGGTCGTAGCAGACCAGCGGAT
It includes:
- a CDS encoding PQQ-dependent sugar dehydrogenase, with the protein product MRHASHRLATALLLVLPLAACGSSANGDATQGATPTAAQAAPVEQPSQTLASARGQIRVTRVASGLDHPWSLAFLPDGAMLVTERSGQLRRVGADGAVSAPIAGVPKVWATGQGGLLDVVLAPDFASSQRIYLSYAEPGDNGTAGTAVAYGTLSGDALTDVKVIYRQEPKLEGPNHFGSRLVFDDAGHLFISQGDRNNRPTAQELDKLQGKLVRLNLDGSVPKDNPFVGRADARPEIYSYGHRNMQGMARDPRTGKLWQNEHGPRGGDEINLPEAGKNYGWPIITHGINYSGQPIPEAEGKTKDGMEQPFHLWEKSPGVSGMAFLTGKPDSPWNDSVFVGALAERNLIRLTLDGDRIVGEERLLNEIGERVRDVRVAADGSVYVVTDEDDGKVWRIEPPKAP
- a CDS encoding PaaI family thioesterase, translated to MSDATADIDALLRSRLLAGAPLQIPPPCLLDMQGEPVDYVEGQSLAMRFPVSPRYQNPIGHMQGGFIVAALDNTLGPFSYLIAPPSVTTSLNTQYLRPVTPEMPHIVCHAWLVERTRTQLFLAGEVRDDAGRVLVICQAVCQILPQKAG